In Gemmatimonadota bacterium, the sequence GCGCGAAGCCGTACTCGCGGGCGGGGGCCGGGCGCGTCAGCAGGGGGCGCCGCGGGGCGGGCCGCTCCTCCCCGGCGTCCCCGGTGATGACGTAGACGTCCACGTCGCCGCTGCCCCGGACCAGGCGGTCGAGCGTGGAGCCGAACAGCTTGTCGCGCCAGGAGGGGTGCGTCGGCTTGCCCACCAGGATCCGGGTGGCGTTGTTGAGCGCGGCGAAGCCGAGCACCTCCTCCGCCACGAGGGGGCCGCTGGCGGTGGCGGTCTTGGCGCCGAACTCCTCCGCCAGCTGCATGGTCTCCACCAGCTGCGCGCGCTCCGCCTCGGTGACCCCGACCCCCGGTGTCTCCACGTGCAGGACGATCCACTCGCACCGGAGGCTCGCGGCCATCCGCCGGCCCGCCCGCACCAGGCGCCGGCCGGCGGGGTTGGGCCCCACGCAGACCAGCAGCCGCTCCCCCGCCGGCCAGACCTCGCGGATCCCGTGTTCTTCCCGCCAGCGGCGCATCTGGGCGTCGACCCGCTCGGCCACGCGGCGGAGCGCCAGCTCGCGCAGCGCGATCAGGTTGCCCTTCTTGAAGAACTGCTCGCGCGCCCGCACCGCCTGCTCGGGAAGGTAGACCTTGCCCTCCTCCAGGCGCCGCAGGAGGTCGTCGGGCGTGAGGTCGGCGAGCTCGATCTCGTCGGCCTGGTCGAAGACCTCGTCGGGCACGGTCTCCCGGACCACCACGCCGGTGATCTGGGCCACGACGTCGTTCAGGCTCTCGAGGTGCTGGACGTTGAGGGTGGCGTAGACGCTGATGCCGGCGGCGAGGAGGTCTTCGACGTCCTGGTACCGCCGCTCGTGGCGCGAGCCGGGCGCATTGGTGTGGGCAAGTTCGTCCACCAGGATGAGGGACGGCCGGCGGGCCAGGGCGCCGTCGAGGTCGAACTCGGTGAGGGCCACGCCGCGGTGCGTCACGCTGCGGCGCGGGAGGACCTCGAGCCCCTCGAGCAGGGCCGCGGTATCGGTGCGGCCGTGGGTCTCCACGACGCCGACGATCACGTCCACGCCCTCGCGCCGACGGGCCCGCGCCTCCTCCAGCATGGCGAAGGTCTTCCCGACGCCGGGGTTGGCGCCGAAGAAGATCTTGAGCCGCCCCCGCGCGGCCTGCGCTTCCTCGGCGCGGATGCGGGCGAGGAGCGACTCCGGGTCCGGGCGGCTCACGGTCATCCCCTATGGTGCAGCGGTCACGCCATCGAGCGCAAGGTTGAGGCGCAGGACATGCACCCGGGGCTCGCCGAGGATGCCGAACTGGCGCCCCTCGGTGTACCGGGCCACCAGGGCCCGGACGCTGTCCACCGGCAAGCCGCGCGACCGCGCCACCCGTGCCGCCTGGAACTCCGCGGCGGCCGGCGTGATGTGGGGATCGAGCCCGCTCGCCGAGGCGGTGACCAGGTCCACCGGCACCGGCGCGAGGTTGTCGGGATCGGCGGCGCGCAGCGCCGCGATGCGGTCGGCCACCGCCTGGTGCAGCGCCGGGTTGGAGGGGCCGAGGTTGGAGCCGCTCGAGAGCGCGCCGTTGTACGGCACCGGGCCGGTGGCGCTGGGCCGGGACCAGAAGTACTGCGGCCCGCTGAAGGGCTGGCCGATGAGCGCCGAGCCGACCACCCGGTCCCCGGCCCGGAGCTGGCTGCCCGCGGCCTGGTGGGGGAAGAGCGCCGCGCCGATCCCGGTCACCGCCACGGGGTAGAGCACGCCGGTGAGCAGGGTGAGCAGCAGCAGGGAGACGACCGCGGGACGGAGCAGGGTGCGCATGGTCGGGCCTCAGACGAGGTGAAGGGCCACGAGCAGGAGGTCGATCGCCTTGATGCCGACGAAGGGCACCACCAGGCCGCCGAGCCCGTAGACCAGCAGGTTGTTGCGCAGCAGGGCCTGGGCGCCGAGCGGGCGGTAGCGCACCCCGCGCAGGGCCAGCGGCACCAGGAAGACGATGATCAGCGCGTTGAAGATCACCGCGGAGAGGATGGCACTGGCCGGCGTGGCCAGCCCCATCACGTTGAGGGCGCCGAGCGCCGGGTAGGTGGTGGCGAACGCCGCCGGGATGATGGCGAAGTACTTGGCCACGTCGTTGGCGATGCTGAACGTGGTGAGGGCGCCCCGGGTGATCAGCATCTGCTTCCCGGTCTCGACGATCTCGATGAGCTTGGTGGGGTTGGAGTCGAGGTCCACCATGTTCCCGGCTTCCTTCGCCGCCTGGGTGCCGCTGTTCATGGCCACCGCCACGTCGGCCTGGGCCAGGGCGGGGGCGTCGTTGGTGCCGTCCCCGGTCATGGCCACGAGCCGGCCACCGGCCTGGTGCGTCCGGATCAGCGCGAGCTTGGCCTCGGGCGTGGCCTGGGCCAGGAAGTCGTCCACCCCCGCCTCCGCGGCGATCGCCGCGGCGGTGAGCGGGTTGTCGCCGGTGATCATGATGGTGCGGATGCCCATGGCACGGAGCTCCGCGAAGCGCTCCTTGATGCCGCCCTTCACGATGTCCTTGAGCTGGATGGCGCCGAGGACCCGGGTCCGGTCGGCCACCACGAGCGGGGTGCCACCCTGCCGGGCGATGCCCTCCACGGCACCGTGCACCGCGGCCGGGAACTCCCCGCCGTTGGACCGCACCCAGGCCTCGACGGTGTCGGCGGCGCCCTTGCGCACCTGGCGCCCGTCAAGGTTCACGCCGCTCATGCGGGTCTGCGCGCTGAAGGGCACGAAGGTGGCGCCCAGGCTCGCAATGTCGCGCTCGCGCAGGCCGAACTTCTCCTTGGCGAGCACCACGATGCTGCGGCCCTCGGGGGTCTCGTCGGCCAGCGAGGAGAGCTGGGCGGCGTCGGCAAGCTCCGCCTCGGTGACGCCCGGCGCCGGGAGGAACGCCACCGCCTGCCGGTTGCCCAGGGTGATGGTGCCGGTCTTGTCGAGCAGCAGCACGTCGACGTCGCCGGCGGCCTCCACGGCGCGGCCCGAGGTCGCCACCACGTTCTTCTGGATCATCCGGTCCATGCCGGCGATGCCGATGGCGGAGAGCAGCCCGCCGATGGTGGTGGGGATGAGGCAGACCAGCAG encodes:
- the kdpB gene encoding potassium-transporting ATPase subunit KdpB, which encodes MSSTAAARPLFDPAITRWAILASVRKLNPLHLLRNPVMFVVWVGSLLTTILGILAASGHLAERAGFILAIAAWLWLTVLFANFAEAMAEGRGRAQADTLRKARADVNAKKLRDPAVKSDFANVPASTLRKGDIVLVHAGTLVPGDGEVIEGVASVDESAITGESAPVIRESGGDRSAVTGGTRVLSDWIVVRVSANPGESFLDRMIGMIEAAQRQKTPNEIALEILLAALTIVFLVTVVTLHPFSEYAVRASGQGAPATITVLIALLVCLIPTTIGGLLSAIGIAGMDRMIQKNVVATSGRAVEAAGDVDVLLLDKTGTITLGNRQAVAFLPAPGVTEAELADAAQLSSLADETPEGRSIVVLAKEKFGLRERDIASLGATFVPFSAQTRMSGVNLDGRQVRKGAADTVEAWVRSNGGEFPAAVHGAVEGIARQGGTPLVVADRTRVLGAIQLKDIVKGGIKERFAELRAMGIRTIMITGDNPLTAAAIAAEAGVDDFLAQATPEAKLALIRTHQAGGRLVAMTGDGTNDAPALAQADVAVAMNSGTQAAKEAGNMVDLDSNPTKLIEIVETGKQMLITRGALTTFSIANDVAKYFAIIPAAFATTYPALGALNVMGLATPASAILSAVIFNALIIVFLVPLALRGVRYRPLGAQALLRNNLLVYGLGGLVVPFVGIKAIDLLLVALHLV
- the kdpC gene encoding potassium-transporting ATPase subunit KdpC; protein product: MRTLLRPAVVSLLLLTLLTGVLYPVAVTGIGAALFPHQAAGSQLRAGDRVVGSALIGQPFSGPQYFWSRPSATGPVPYNGALSSGSNLGPSNPALHQAVADRIAALRAADPDNLAPVPVDLVTASASGLDPHITPAAAEFQAARVARSRGLPVDSVRALVARYTEGRQFGILGEPRVHVLRLNLALDGVTAAP